AAACATCTATGAATAGTAATGCATTTGTAACTAAATGAGAAAAGTTCTTGCTAATAATACTGTCGTTAGTCTGAACACGTTCATTGATAATGTTTTCCAAAGTCAATGAATTACTGCTTTTTGGGAGTAGTATTTTGAAGGGATTAAAACCTTCAGGATTCATTTGATTATAAAAAGTCAATGCCTCAGTAATAAAACGTTCTGAATTAGTGTCGTTTTTTGTTAAAGAGTAAATGCCAAATAAAGTATTTAATAAGGCTACTTTTGAAATTTCAGTCTTAAACCAACCTTTTGTTTTAATTGGGACTGGGGTTTCGATTGCAATTATATGACCGTAAATGAAACCAGTTGATCTAACTTTTTGATAAAATGAGGCATTAGTTTCTGTAACTATATGTTCTGCAAACTTTTGTTTACTAAAAAATTTATCTATCCAACCTGTTGCTGAAGGGTTAATCATTGCTTTAATTTGAAGCTACAAAGCTATCTCTTTTTTATGAGTTGCGTATTGATAAAAAATAAAAAAACCATCTTACTTTGTTAATAAAATGGTTTTTTTAATATGTTTTATTTGATGATTGCTGAACAAGCTACTCTTGCTCCTGCATTCCCCGCTGGTTGCGAAGTAAAATCATCTGGATCTTGGTGTACAATTAATCCTTTTCCTAAGATATCTTTAGCTGGATCACCACAACCAATACACCATTCGTCAGTTTTTAATGTAATAGTTCCGTTTCCTTTCTCGTCAGCAGTAAAGTTCCCTATATCCCCTTTATGATGTTCTCCAACACCCCATTTTCCATGTTTTTTAAATGTTGGATTCCAGTGTCCTCCAGCAGAACTTCCATCGGCTGCAGTACAATCTGATTTTTCATGAATGTGTATTGCGTGAACTCCAGGCTGTAAACCACTAATTTTTGCTACAAATGTTACTTCTCCTTTTTTCTCTACAAATGTTGCCGTACCAGATACCGAACTATTACTTTTTGGCTCTAGGGCGATAGTTAATTTTTTAGAATCATCTGACTTATTATTGGTTTTACATCCAGCAATAACCGCAGCAATTACTACAAGAGATAGAATTATTTTTTTCATAGTGTAAGTGTTTTTTTAATCAAAAGTAAAGTTAGTTTAAAATTATCAAACCAAAATCAATAGAATGATAAAAAAAACGTAAGTTCTAAAGTTAAAAAATAAGTATAAAATTACAAGTGACGATGAAATATTGCTTAAATTCGTAAGTGGATTTAATTGTAATAATGCTTAAAAACAGACTTTTAACAGTTATTTATAGAACTTAATACTTTAAATTATGATAAAAAAAATGGCAATCTTCGCTGTATTAGTAGTGGTTTTATTTTCTTGTGATGCTACAAAAAATAAAACTACAGTTGCTAAAGCAACAACTGAACTCAATGGAACTTGGGAGTTAAATTATATAACAGGTCCAAGAATTGCTTTTGAAGGTTTGTATCCTAATAAAAAACCAACGATAACTTTCGATATTAAAGAGAATAGAGTTTCTGGAAATAATAGTTGTAACTCTTTTACAGGGAAATTAAATGTAGATGGTCATAAGATTAATTTTAGAGACGGATTAGCATCCACTAAAATGATGTGTATGGATAATCAAGGGGAGCAAGTTTTTATGGATACTATGTTAAAAATAACTTCTTATGATATTACAGATAACGGAAAAACATTGAACTTTATTTCTGGTGATATAGCCATGATGCGATTTACAAAGAAATAGCTTTAGTTTAAAATTAATGTAACTAATATTCCTATTATGAAAACTAAATTATCTATTTTATTAGTACTGTCATGTCTTTTAAGTTTCTCTGTTTTTGCACAAAAAAAAACGGCTAAGGAGCTTAAGGCCGAAAGGGAATTGCAACAGCAAAAACAAATTGAAGCTCTAATTGATTCTAGAAATTTTGTATTTGATGCTCAGAAGCTTACTCCACGTGGGGGAAGGATTATCACATTAGATTATAATACTTATTTTTTAAATTTTACTCCTGAAAAAGTAACTTGTGATTTGCCCTTTTTTGGACGCGGTTACAATGCCGTTTATGGAGGTGAAGGAGGTATGAAATTTGAGGGTGCACCCGAAAATATAATAGTCGAAAAAAAGAAAAAGAGTTATAATCTTAGAGCTATTGTTAAAGGGAAAAAGGACGTCTATAATTTGATATTCTCTATTTTTTTTAATGGAAGTACCACGCTTTCAATAAACAGTAACAATTTATCTGCTATTACTTATTATGGAGAGATAAGTGCTCTGAAAGTAGATGTTGATAAAAAATAAATGGAGTTGCCTAGGGCTGAGTTAATACTTATAAAATAAAATTATATAATAAATTAAAAACTAAAATTATGAAAAAGTTCCTTATTGCATTTTTGCTTGTAGTATCTGCAAATTCTTTTGCTCAATCTTTGGAGAAAGAAGATTTAGATGTTATCCAGAGTATATATGGAAGATCAAAATCTGAATTGGTAAAACAGTATATGAATTTGTCAGATGAGCAGAGCACAGCTTTTAAGAAAGTATATGATAATTACGAGGCTGAACGTAAAGCATTAGGAATCACAAAATTAAAATTAGTAGATGATTATGCTGTTAATTATGCTACTCTTACAGATGCTAAAGCAGATGAATTAGCAAAAGGCTTATTGAAAAACAACCTTAGCTATGAAAAATTATATAGTAAAACGTATAACAAAGCAAAAAAGGCGATAGGAGCTATTAATGCTGCTAAATTTGTACAGTTAGAGTTTTATTTACAAACGGCAATTAGTAGTGAAATACAGGATTCTATTCCTTTTATAGGGGAAATCGAAAGATCTAAAGTGAATTAAAAAGGGTAATTTTAATTTGAAGAAAATGCGTTAACAATTCAAGAAAGTGTTAACGCATTTTTATTTAAAGGTATTTTATTTTTTTGTTTTTACCTCATATATAGCATCAACCATTCCGCCTTTAGGAGTGTCTAGAGGTAATTCCCAGAACATGATACCACCAAGTTTTTTAGAAATTGCATAAGCTGTTTTTTCTTTTATAGATAGAATGTCATCTCCTGTAGCAAACACCTTTTCTTTTTCATTGTACCAATAACTTGCTTTAGCGGTATTGTCCCAAAAATGTTTCCATCCATTAGCTTCAGTAAAAGCAGTTGCATAATTTTTAAATGGAACACCTTCAATATGTACTCCTGGTTGATATAAACCATTATTTACGTTAGGAACATCTTTCCAAATACGAGTATAAAATGCTCCTCCAATTACTAATTTACTAGCTGGTATTCCTAATTTTAATAAATATTCTACTGCTCTATCTGTAGATTGAGCATCTGGTGTTCCGCCATATAAAGGAGCATGATGTCCTGTTACAGTTGAGTATCCATTTACTAAGTCATAGCTCATTATATTTACACGGTCTATTAGTGGCATTACAATTTTCCATTCGATAGATTCGTCAAGGAATTTTTGAAAACCTCCAGCAGCAAAACTAAGTTCGTGTTTTTTTCCTAAAGATTTACGTAATGCTATTACAAGTTCAGTAAAGTTTGGTCTATCTGCAGCTTGATATAAATGTCCAGGTAGCCCTTCGATAGCAGGATACTCCCAATCTAAATCTATACCATCAGTTTTAAAATAATCATTAACTTCTTTTACCGATTTTGCAAAAACATTTCTTCCTTGTGCGGTAGAGAAAACATCAGAGCAAGGTTCGCAACCTCCCCATCCACCTAGCGAAAGCATGATTTTAAGCTTAGGATACGTTTTTTTTAATCCAACTAAGTGTTTGATTGTGATAGAGTCCTTTGGTGTGTCTACGCTTAATTTGCCATTTTTTAAATGACAGAAGCTAAAGATAATATGAGTAAGTTTACTTATGTCGTACTCGTTAATAAGTTTGTCATCTCCAGTGTAGTATGCAATGACATCAATTTTTTTTGCTGCTTGTGCAAATGTGTTTGTGGTAAAACAGCATAAGAGGAAAAAAACAATAGGTTTTAATCTTTTCATTTTTACAGTTTTTAGTTTTTAATACGTTTTTTTTGAATGTTAAATATAGAATATTTAAAATGAACTTTTTTTCTCAATATCAGTTTTAAAACATCGATTTTCATTTAGTTGTTTTTTTATTTCGATTGGGCAGACTTTTTGAATCAATTTCTATGTATATGTAATTGTTTTTTAAAAACCTGATAATTAAGTAGTTATAATTGTTTTTTTGGGTTTTTAATTAAAAGCCTTATCTTGCATTTAACCCTTTTATATATATATCTAATTATGAGTAAATTAACTAGTTCTAGTATCTTTAAAACAAATTTCACTAAATCTGTTGCATTTCCGAGTTTAACAATAATTATTGCAATTTCGTTATTCTGTGGATTTTTCTCAAGTGATGCTGAAGTTGCTTTTAATTTTATTAAAGAGATAGTTTTTAAAAATCTAAGTTGGATGTACGTATTAATAGTAACTGTTTTTGTGCTTTTTTTATTCGGGCTAGCAGTTAGTAAATTAGGAAAAATAAAACTTGGTAATGACGACTCGGTACCTGATTATTCTTTTTTTTCATGGGTAGCCATGCTTTTTGCTGCTGGAATGGGAATTGGGTTAATGTATTTTGGAGTAAGTGAAACAATGTCCCATTACGCAACTCCTGCTAATGCTAATTTGGCTGTAGATCTTCGGGCCAAAGAAGCGCAATTGTATACTTTCTTTCATTGGGGTTTTCATGCTTGGTCTATATATGGTGTTGTTGGATTGTCTTTGGGCTATTTTGCCTACAGACATAATTTACCACTTGCAATCAGAAGTGGTTTTTACCCAATGTTAAAGGATAAAATACATGGTAGATTTGGTGATATTATTGATGTTTTTGGTTTGTGTAGTACTTTTTTCGGAATCACAACTACTTTAGGATTTGGAGTTGTACAGGTATGTGCAGGATTAGTAAGTCTTAAGATTATTCCTGATTCGGATTTTAAGTATCAAATTGCTATTGTATTAATAGTTATGGTAATCGCTGTTCTTTCGGCAATTTCAGGTTTAGGAAAAGGAGTAAAGAAACTAAGTGAATTGAATATTATATTGGCTGTTTTATTAATGTTGTTTGTATTAATTTTTGGACCATCAATTTACATTTTAAGCACTTTTACAGAAGGTTTAGGATATTATATTAGTCATTTTATTTCTCTTACTTTTAATACGTATGCTTATGAGAAGGGGAGTCAAGAATGGTTTTCTAAGTGGACGATTTTATATTGGGCTTGGTGGATTTCTTGGGCGCCTTATGTGGGTTTATTTATTGCAAAAATTTCAAAAGGAAGAACCATTAGAGAATTTATTTTAGCCGTTTTATTTATTCCTGCTTTTTTCAATTTTTTATGGATGACTGTTTTTGGAAGTAGTGCTGTTTGGATTGATGAACATGTTGCGAATGGAGCTTTAAGCCAATTAGTAAGTAATCCGGATACTTTATTGTTTAATTTTTTCAATTATTTTCCTTTAACAACACTTTTAAATATCTTATCATTACTAATTATATGTGTCTTTTTTATTACTTCTGCAGATTCAGGTATTTTTATAATGAATGGAATTGCTTCGAAAGGAGCGACTAGTTTTCCTAAATGGCAAAGTGTTTTTTGGGGAGTTCTATTATCACTTTTAGCTTTAAGTTTATTAAGAACAGGTGGATTAGCTTCGTTGCAAACGATGACCCTTATAACTGCTTTGCCCTTTGGACTTATAATGATTTTATTGTGCTACAATTTATGGAAAGCACTTATTGCTGATAATGAATATAGTGCAAAGAAATATTCGCATGGTAGTTTAAACTGGAACAATAATAACTGGAAAGAGCATCTCGAAAAAATCCTTACGTTTTCTGAAAAGAAAGATGTCCATAAATTTATTGATACTACTGTAAAAAAAGCATTTAATGAGCTTAAAATTGAATTAGCGAATAATAATGTTGAGGCAAATATTAATCTCTTTACGACTCCTAAACATGCCATTGAATTAGAGATTAAACACGATGAATTGAGGAGTTTTAAATATGGTGTAATGGCACAGCCACTCACTATATCTGAGACGTTAATTAATGAAAAGAATACGGCTGATATTGATTCTGAAATTTCTTTTCACCCTTTTACTTATTTTGGAGATCATAGAATGGGATATGATATTCAATATTTAAGTAAAGATGGCATTATTTCAGATGTTTTAAGAGAATATGAGCGCTTTTTAAATCTGGGTTCTGACCGTGATAATGATTTAATTATGAAATCAAATTAATGAAAAAAATAAAACCGCAGTGTTTTCGGGACAGCTGCGGTTTTGAACAAATTAAATTGACTAAAAACTATTTTAATATTAGAAGCAGTATTCGTTTTCTGCAACTAATTTTGAAGTAATTGTTTCTCTTAATGCAACTACATTTGGCATGTTAGTGTATTTTGTAAAACGACGTAATCCCATTAACATCATACGTTGTTCATCACCTTCAGCAAAAGAAATAATTCCTTCTTTTCCTTTTTGATTTACAATATCTACTGCTTTGTACAAGTATAATTTTGCCATTGCAATTTGCTCTTCTACTTTAGCTTCACCTTCTTTTTTGGCTAATTTTTCAGTTCTAAGAA
The nucleotide sequence above comes from Flavobacterium branchiarum. Encoded proteins:
- a CDS encoding glycoside hydrolase family 18 protein, translated to MKRLKPIVFFLLCCFTTNTFAQAAKKIDVIAYYTGDDKLINEYDISKLTHIIFSFCHLKNGKLSVDTPKDSITIKHLVGLKKTYPKLKIMLSLGGWGGCEPCSDVFSTAQGRNVFAKSVKEVNDYFKTDGIDLDWEYPAIEGLPGHLYQAADRPNFTELVIALRKSLGKKHELSFAAGGFQKFLDESIEWKIVMPLIDRVNIMSYDLVNGYSTVTGHHAPLYGGTPDAQSTDRAVEYLLKLGIPASKLVIGGAFYTRIWKDVPNVNNGLYQPGVHIEGVPFKNYATAFTEANGWKHFWDNTAKASYWYNEKEKVFATGDDILSIKEKTAYAISKKLGGIMFWELPLDTPKGGMVDAIYEVKTKK
- a CDS encoding BCCT family transporter translates to MSKLTSSSIFKTNFTKSVAFPSLTIIIAISLFCGFFSSDAEVAFNFIKEIVFKNLSWMYVLIVTVFVLFLFGLAVSKLGKIKLGNDDSVPDYSFFSWVAMLFAAGMGIGLMYFGVSETMSHYATPANANLAVDLRAKEAQLYTFFHWGFHAWSIYGVVGLSLGYFAYRHNLPLAIRSGFYPMLKDKIHGRFGDIIDVFGLCSTFFGITTTLGFGVVQVCAGLVSLKIIPDSDFKYQIAIVLIVMVIAVLSAISGLGKGVKKLSELNIILAVLLMLFVLIFGPSIYILSTFTEGLGYYISHFISLTFNTYAYEKGSQEWFSKWTILYWAWWISWAPYVGLFIAKISKGRTIREFILAVLFIPAFFNFLWMTVFGSSAVWIDEHVANGALSQLVSNPDTLLFNFFNYFPLTTLLNILSLLIICVFFITSADSGIFIMNGIASKGATSFPKWQSVFWGVLLSLLALSLLRTGGLASLQTMTLITALPFGLIMILLCYNLWKALIADNEYSAKKYSHGSLNWNNNNWKEHLEKILTFSEKKDVHKFIDTTVKKAFNELKIELANNNVEANINLFTTPKHAIELEIKHDELRSFKYGVMAQPLTISETLINEKNTADIDSEISFHPFTYFGDHRMGYDIQYLSKDGIISDVLREYERFLNLGSDRDNDLIMKSN
- a CDS encoding META domain-containing protein, with translation MIKKMAIFAVLVVVLFSCDATKNKTTVAKATTELNGTWELNYITGPRIAFEGLYPNKKPTITFDIKENRVSGNNSCNSFTGKLNVDGHKINFRDGLASTKMMCMDNQGEQVFMDTMLKITSYDITDNGKTLNFISGDIAMMRFTKK
- a CDS encoding DUF4251 domain-containing protein, whose product is MKTKLSILLVLSCLLSFSVFAQKKTAKELKAERELQQQKQIEALIDSRNFVFDAQKLTPRGGRIITLDYNTYFLNFTPEKVTCDLPFFGRGYNAVYGGEGGMKFEGAPENIIVEKKKKSYNLRAIVKGKKDVYNLIFSIFFNGSTTLSINSNNLSAITYYGEISALKVDVDKK
- a CDS encoding superoxide dismutase family protein, giving the protein MKKIILSLVVIAAVIAGCKTNNKSDDSKKLTIALEPKSNSSVSGTATFVEKKGEVTFVAKISGLQPGVHAIHIHEKSDCTAADGSSAGGHWNPTFKKHGKWGVGEHHKGDIGNFTADEKGNGTITLKTDEWCIGCGDPAKDILGKGLIVHQDPDDFTSQPAGNAGARVACSAIIK